From the Drosophila simulans strain w501 chromosome 2L, Prin_Dsim_3.1, whole genome shotgun sequence genome, the window CCAGTGCATTTCCCGCACCGCCAGAATCCAAAGAGATTTTCCCCACAAAGCGGCAACCGCAGGAGAACTAATTACACTAAAGTGTCAAGTAAGAGAGAGTGAGCCAAAGTGCAGGAGAAGTGCTCGAAGTAGGGAAAAGTTTGCTGTcgaagccagccagccataaGTAATGCCGAACTTtgatataataatttataagaaTATTTGCAAATTCCAATAGCGGcaggcaaaaatattttcgcccgaaagtatgcaatcGCAAATGCACTCGCAGCTGGTCGACACTGAGCtacaaaagtatgcagcaaGGGCGATAACACAAATCCACTGAAGTGGGGGGCTTAGCTGGGGAAAACGAAACTTTTGCCTGGCGAGAGAAAACTTAATCCCAGACCCCGGAGCCCAAAgtcaagcaaacaaacaaatgcctGGCGTTCGGAGTTGAATTTGGGGGAGTTCTGGCTGCTGGCTGAATCCCGGTTTCTTAAGCCGCCATTCATCAGTTTCGACTGGCCAAGTATTTAAGCCATTTTCTCTAATGAATGCGGTCGCGCATTTTTAAGCGCCCACAAAACTATCCAAGCTTTGAGTTGGTGGTGGTTTTCGTGGCTGCTCACAAAGTTTGCCAAAGAAAAGTTCACAACTTATTCGAAACACGTGCAAAATTATGCTGGCCGCCTTCGGATTTGCATACCCTGTGCACTGCGTTTTGGTTGGGTCCATTagaaaatggattttaatgtTGTATACAAGTTTAGTAAGAACAACAAATAAGAAAGAACGCATCATACATTTTCTGAAAAATCGGCAAGAATGTGCTTTGAATGgaaatgatttaaaatgtgcaacaaaaatattgttttgtgatttattaatatataaatatgtattaagGTGACAATGATAACATAATCCGAGATACTTACATAGTCGTAACCTTTCCAAGTTTCTAAGTTCCTCCCTTCCCATTGCGTTGACTGCTGATAATTATTTgaccaaaaaaacaaacagctattttttctgttttcccaATTTTCAGCCTCTTAAATATTCGCAAAGTCCCCTTCCCTTAGCTGCAAgtaaaattgcaataaaaagaAGATTATGGAACTCACAGCCATTGACATTAAACGCCAGGCGAGTGCCTTGAATAATTAGCGatgtcatttaattttagcctTTTTCGCACCGCTAACCATGCCAATGTCTGTGCGATAAAATAAGACCTTTTGTTCTGATTTATAGGTATAGATAGAAATGAAAAGAGGGAATGAACTTGACAATGTTGCGAGATGAATGATCGACGAAAAACAAGCGGAAAATCTCCAAGATCTGGGTGGAAAAAAACTTAACATggagaaaaattattttaattattttcaccTAGTTTATTTaagtgcatttaaatttctaaaattgTATTATACAGTTCAATTTCTAAAAGTCATATATTGGCACTCTCCATGAAAAATAGCGCAGCTATCTCAGCTCGATTAGTTTATAGAGTGCAATCCAAATGGGTCATATCCACAACCATTAATCCCCCGAGCAATATTCAAATTGTTCGAGCAGCGCAGCCAAATTAGATTGCCACCCACTTGAGTGTCTACTTATAGAGCCTGTCAAACTAACGGCCAAACTAATCCGCCTGACAAAATGTcacggaaaaataaaaataatagcagGAAACTCAcctagctggctggctggcattgTGGGACCATCGGTGGCAATTGGGAAAACACGTAAATAACAGAAGAACAGATGTTCTattatggttttgtttggttctGCTCGGACAGCTCGTAAAAGCAGCAAATCGATCGGAGAAGCCAAGAGATGCGGCTCTTCACTCTGATTTTCCGATGACGCCCACTCATCGACGCTTTTCCTCTCAGTGCGGTGGACACTTGCCGACAGTTTTCCTCCCCCCACAAACTTTGGGTGTACTAAACAGAGCAGCAAGTGCAGCGAGAGCTGAGcgtcaaattaatttgtgttttgatttaaattatgGTCAACACAAGCAGTTTTCACAAACAGCGGCAACCTGAACATCCCCGccggcaaattcaattaaatactGAACAGAAGATACATAGAACATGCATAAGTTTTATTCGtcgaaatattatttatacttataatttatattccgGAATAAATAACGACGGGTCCGCTGGGCGGCTCCATGGACTGTCAAGTCGATCGGCGCGGATCGCCCGGCAGTGCCATCTTGAACGTTCCGCCAGCCAAACGCGAGAAAATCGCGCGCATCGTCGTCGCCGCTACGTCGTCCGTCGCCGCCCACTCGCATTTTCACGTTTACACGCCCGAAAAGAAAAGCACACACGGATATAAAgtgcaatatatataaaataatatttttgtggcCCAGTGCAGTTTTTTTGGAAATCATGTCACTTGCGGTGCCAGCTCAAAAGTGTGGAAATTCTAGCCATAGCGCGTAAGGAAGTGCAGTTAAAGTGCCAACTGATCTcgaaatagaaaagaaattaaaagtaaatatgataaaaaattaaacttttcaaaaaacaagaaaatttctcaatataaacagaaaatgaaacaaaacacCTAAAATGTACCTACGACTCTAAATATGTCATAAAATCCCAGTTAGTTTCCAAGTGCTGTTGATTTGCCTTGGCCATTGTTTGTTGATTGTATCTGCAGCGCATCGTgtgcgtatctgtatctttatctgCGAGCTGTGTTTCCGCGAGTGCGTTCGGTATGCCGCATCCAAGAGAGATTTGACCTCGCACTTCACCCATCAAGTGAATTCATTTGTCGTTCAACTCGCGCGATCCGCGGTCTGCTCCTCGTCATCATCGGTCATGTGTCTTCTGGGATCTTGAATCTTGGATCTGCGCTAAACACAATCACCCGGCCAATTTGTCACACAAAAGAATCGTTCTAGTCCACGGAAGTTTCCCCCACATCACTACATCCAATTGCCATCGAAGTAAGTGAGTTACTTAAGTTAAAAGCCCAAAGAAATTCCAGCTGATCTCTTCGGGATACTCTGCCGGTCgcattcaatatttattgctCCCGAATGTCCAACATGTGGGCCATATTGCAACAGAAATAGCCGGcattgaaatgaatttggcaAAATccgacaacaaaaaaaatcgaaaaatagaTTGTGGAAAATTGGGATGAGCATAGATTGCTAAGAGAGCCATCCAAAAATAAGCAATGGaaagtattattaattaattttttggaCAAACTTTCGGTCTGTGTTGTGTTCGACAGCTCCGTTTCATTAACATCGCTATAAATAGGCAAGTGGTCCATAAATCTCGAGCGTCCAGTGCAAATAACAAGAAATAGACTTAAGTTATGGCTCGCGAATCGCTTGTTTATATTGCGATGCCGTtgacaatttttatttgtttagagGTGAGATGGACCAAATTTATGCAGATGCCGATGGCGATGCCTATCCCGATCCCGAATCCAATATCCAATTAGCagacacaggcacacacagaTGACCCCAAAAACTAAAGCAATTTGTCAGGGTTTCGGGATTGGTTTGGGGCTACCATTTGCCGTATTCGTATACGGTTTTGTCATTACGGTCAATAATTACCGCAAGCATGTCAACCGAAATTATTGCCCAGATAGATTTTCCAACCCCGTTTGCCACACTTCCACTTCGGTTTAAGTGTCCGGCCATGTGTTGCAGTCAAACCGCAAGGACTCCCCGGCTCCGGCATTTTCCTCCTGGCCTGCCCGCTCTGCCGGAAATAATTACTCAGCTTGCTTTTCTTTCGAGTGGAGGGCCACGACGAAGCGGGCGGGTCGGACGTGGGCCAACTTTCcccacatttaatttatattatttgtgcTTCCTTTTGTCTGCCTTGGCCGGCGACCCAGCTCTCCACCTGCGTTCACCTGGCTTTATTAGTAGCTCACTGTCCGTCTGTCGGTCTGTCTTTCGGtctgttggttggttggttggtcgACCCCTCCTCGACCGCCCTTTCAGCTGACCCAGGACTACGGCCATgtcctggctgctgctgttgtcgttATTCAACCACTAAACtgtgttttggcttttgttgcattttcaaCCGCATTCCTGTGGCTTCTTCAACTTCGATTTTCCAGTTGAGTttctaataatattattgGAATTGAAGGGTTCTCACAGCCAGCACAAAGACCGAGCTCTGAATTTAGGGTAAGAGTATTGCGTTTCATATTTCGAGTCGACAATCGACTTCAGTTCCGAAATGCTTCGGcgtaaattattaaataacgTTTTCCGCTTACCAACACGCTTTTCCGCAGACATACCAAAGTCTGTCCGAGGACCTCGCCGAAACGTGGCTATAACCATTGgtcaaattcaattcaatattGATCGCTGTTCGGGGCAGGCGAAACAGAAGGGCCACATAAGAAGGACACGAAAATCGAgtggaaaaaaacaaaaagggttACCACTTGCCATACATGAACACTCTTAAAAAAGGGGTGTTTgttaacaaacaaataatatttaaattctaaGAAGAAGTATTTGATTAAGTAGTATTTTTAGGTATCTGTGTAGAGTAATGTATTTCGATAGATAGTTTCGCTACTTTTCTGATATGTTTTCCTCTGTGTAAAAGAGCAGGGCATGAGCTAAAGTAACTATCCATCTATGAATAGACCAACGTATATCATGGTATTCAATGGCGGACCTTTTATGGCGGCCATTCTTCACTAGCGCCCACTGTACCTGTAAATCGATGGGTGCAGACGTGACCCACTGTATGTGTCGCAACTCGTGAGTTGTGGCTAGGTTTTTTGGATGGTTACGGGGGCAAATGGCATCGGGAGGCAGTGCGGAGTAATTGCTCGAGATAAGAATCTCAGATTAGATAAATCGGTAAACAGTTAGGTACAGACGCTAGCTCCCGATAAGCAGCAGATTGGAATCAGAACATTTTGGTATACCgcattaatttatatttggcCTACAGTTACTGTGACTATGCTACTTCATATGTATACCATTCAGAATATATCCGTGTTTTAAAAGAACTCTTACTAGAAAAGTAATTGCCACACTATCTTTGAGCTATTTATGTTCGCCTTAATAGAATTATTAACTAATCTATCGTGGGAGTTCTATTACTATTTCGTACAATTGTCAAATTCTTTAGGAGCTTTGCACGCAATTCTTATCAGCTGATAGTTG encodes:
- the LOC27207247 gene encoding LOW QUALITY PROTEIN: uncharacterized protein LOC27207247 (The sequence of the model RefSeq protein was modified relative to this genomic sequence to represent the inferred CDS: deleted 1 base in 1 codon), with the protein product MISKKTALGHKNIILYILHFISVCAFLFGRVNVKMRVGGDDDVAATTMRAIFSRLAGGTFKMALPGDPRRST